The following proteins are co-located in the Microbacterium sp. SORGH_AS_0888 genome:
- a CDS encoding 1,4-dihydroxy-2-naphthoyl-CoA synthase, protein MTVSEIFDADQWILAPGAEGYTDITAHVTHDGRVARIAFDRPEVRNAFRPHTVDELYRALDIARQDPRIGAVLLTGNGPSPKDGGWAFCSGGDQRIRGRDGYKYSEDETTVHDPARAGRLHILEVQRLIRFMPKVVIAVIPGWAAGGGHSLHVVCDLSIASREHGRFKQTDADVGSFDAGYGSAYMARQVGQKFAREVFFLAEEYSADRAYEMGAVNRVVPHIDLEREALAMARTILTKSPTAIRMLKYAFNAVDDGLVGQQVFAGEATRLAYGTDEAVEGRDAFLEKRDPDWSPHPWHF, encoded by the coding sequence GTGACCGTTTCGGAGATCTTCGACGCCGACCAGTGGATCCTCGCCCCCGGGGCGGAGGGCTACACCGACATCACCGCCCACGTCACGCACGACGGTCGCGTCGCGCGCATCGCCTTCGACCGGCCCGAGGTGCGCAACGCCTTCCGGCCGCACACGGTCGACGAGCTCTACCGCGCGCTCGACATCGCGCGCCAGGATCCGCGGATCGGGGCGGTCCTGCTGACCGGGAACGGCCCGAGCCCGAAGGACGGCGGCTGGGCGTTCTGCTCCGGCGGCGACCAGCGCATCCGTGGCCGCGACGGCTACAAGTACTCCGAGGACGAGACGACGGTGCACGACCCGGCGCGCGCCGGGCGGCTCCACATCCTCGAGGTGCAGCGTCTCATCCGGTTCATGCCGAAGGTCGTCATCGCGGTCATCCCCGGCTGGGCGGCGGGCGGCGGCCACTCGCTGCACGTGGTCTGCGACCTCTCGATCGCGTCGCGCGAGCACGGCCGGTTCAAGCAGACGGATGCGGATGTCGGCTCTTTCGACGCCGGCTACGGCTCGGCCTACATGGCCCGTCAGGTCGGGCAGAAATTCGCCCGTGAGGTGTTCTTCCTCGCCGAGGAGTACTCGGCCGACCGGGCGTATGAGATGGGCGCCGTCAACCGCGTCGTGCCTCACATCGACCTCGAGCGCGAGGCGCTGGCGATGGCCCGCACGATCCTCACCAAGAGCCCGACCGCGATCCGCATGCTGAAGTACGCCTTCAACGCGGTCGACGACGGACTCGTCGGCCAGCAGGTGTTCGCGGGCGAGGCGACGCGCCTCGCGTACGGCACCGACGAGGCGGTCGAGGGTCGTGACGCGTTCCTGGAGAAGCGCGACCCGGACTGGTCGCCGCATCCGTGGCACTTCTGA
- a CDS encoding iron chelate uptake ABC transporter family permease subunit — protein sequence MSPARRPAAGRGPRRRALGMTGAAALLVAMCALSLAVGSRWIPPTDVAHALVSPVTDDIGRIVVGMRVPRTVAALVVGVGLGVAGAVIQALTRNPLGDPGLLGVNAGASVAVAVGVVLFGTTTTLQDTGFAAVGALLVTVAVFAIGASGRVDPVRLTLAGAATAAVLTGVMTGLTLWSPRGFDRLRSWNAGTLVERGWEVIAPTAPVVVAGAVLAWSIGRSLNALGMGDDLAVALGARVGRTRALSVLAVTLLAGGATALAGPLGFIGLMVPHAARRLVGPDQRGILAVSALLGPLVVLGSDIVGRVALFPSEVPVGVMCAFIGGPALIAVARRMRTGTS from the coding sequence GTGTCCCCTGCACGCCGCCCGGCGGCGGGCAGGGGACCGCGGCGCCGCGCCCTCGGCATGACCGGCGCGGCGGCGCTGCTGGTCGCGATGTGCGCCCTCAGCCTGGCGGTGGGCTCACGCTGGATCCCGCCCACGGATGTCGCGCACGCCCTCGTCTCCCCCGTCACCGACGACATCGGCCGCATCGTGGTCGGGATGCGTGTGCCTCGCACGGTCGCCGCCCTCGTCGTCGGCGTCGGGCTCGGCGTCGCCGGCGCCGTCATCCAGGCCCTCACCCGCAACCCGCTGGGCGACCCCGGCCTGCTCGGGGTGAACGCCGGAGCGAGCGTCGCCGTCGCGGTGGGCGTCGTGCTGTTCGGCACGACCACGACGCTGCAGGACACCGGGTTCGCCGCGGTCGGTGCGCTCCTGGTCACGGTCGCGGTGTTCGCGATCGGCGCCTCGGGACGGGTCGATCCGGTCCGCCTCACCCTCGCCGGAGCCGCGACCGCCGCGGTGCTCACCGGCGTCATGACGGGCCTCACACTGTGGAGCCCCCGCGGCTTCGACCGGCTGCGGAGCTGGAACGCGGGCACGCTCGTCGAACGGGGGTGGGAGGTGATCGCCCCGACGGCGCCGGTCGTCGTCGCCGGCGCCGTGCTCGCCTGGTCGATCGGCCGGTCCCTCAACGCCCTCGGGATGGGCGACGATCTGGCCGTCGCCCTCGGCGCACGGGTGGGACGCACCCGAGCCCTGTCGGTCCTGGCCGTCACGCTCCTCGCCGGCGGAGCGACGGCGCTCGCCGGCCCACTCGGCTTCATCGGGCTCATGGTGCCCCACGCCGCACGCCGGCTCGTCGGCCCCGATCAGCGCGGGATCCTGGCGGTCAGTGCCCTGCTCGGGCCGCTCGTGGTCCTCGGCTCCGACATCGTGGGCCGCGTCGCGCTCTTCCCGTCCGAGGTCCCCGTGGGGGTCATGTGCGCCTTCATCGGCGGGCCCGCGCTCATCGCGGTGGCCCGGCGGATGCGGACGGGGACATCATGA
- a CDS encoding 1,4-dihydroxy-2-naphthoate polyprenyltransferase: MASRTRKHSSTRHRSGNPQKRHAAPDPRTQRRLGVGDWIGAARLRTLPLAVTPVLIGTGAAHLADVRFHWVLALGCLAVAVLLQIGVNFANDYSDGVRGTDAYRVGPARLVGSGRARPRTVLITALVFFGLSALVGLALVIRTQLWWMVLVGAAAVAAAWFYTGGRRPYGYSGLGELFVFVFFGLVATVGTTWIQSGVPFSALPQEAWFGAIAAGLLACAVLLANNLRDIVPDKAAGKRTLSVRIGKRGTQALFTVFVLVPFVIAAFLALFYPIAWLTMLALLGAGPAILIVWTYREPRELVVALSVTSLTSLAYGALLAWAFVG; encoded by the coding sequence GTGGCCTCCCGCACGCGCAAGCACTCCTCGACCCGTCACCGCTCCGGCAACCCGCAGAAGCGGCACGCGGCTCCCGACCCCCGGACGCAGCGTCGTCTGGGCGTCGGCGACTGGATCGGGGCGGCCCGGCTGCGCACGCTCCCGCTCGCCGTGACCCCCGTGCTGATCGGCACCGGTGCGGCCCATCTCGCGGACGTGCGGTTCCACTGGGTGCTCGCTCTCGGCTGCCTCGCGGTCGCGGTGCTGCTGCAGATCGGCGTCAACTTCGCGAACGACTACAGCGACGGCGTGCGGGGCACCGACGCCTACCGCGTGGGTCCCGCGCGCCTGGTGGGCTCGGGACGCGCGCGTCCGCGCACCGTTCTCATCACGGCGCTCGTCTTCTTCGGGCTCTCGGCGCTCGTCGGCCTGGCGCTCGTCATCCGCACGCAGCTGTGGTGGATGGTGCTGGTCGGGGCCGCGGCGGTCGCCGCCGCCTGGTTCTACACCGGCGGCAGACGTCCCTACGGCTACTCGGGTCTGGGCGAGCTGTTCGTCTTCGTGTTCTTCGGGCTCGTCGCCACGGTCGGGACGACCTGGATCCAGTCGGGGGTCCCCTTCTCGGCGCTGCCGCAGGAGGCCTGGTTCGGTGCGATCGCGGCGGGCCTGCTGGCCTGCGCCGTGCTGCTCGCGAACAACCTGCGCGACATCGTCCCCGACAAGGCGGCGGGCAAGCGCACGCTCAGCGTCCGCATCGGCAAGCGGGGCACCCAGGCGCTGTTCACGGTCTTCGTGCTGGTGCCGTTCGTCATCGCGGCCTTCCTCGCGCTCTTCTACCCGATCGCGTGGCTCACGATGCTGGCGCTGCTGGGGGCGGGGCCGGCCATCCTCATCGTGTGGACCTACCGGGAGCCGCGGGAGCTGGTCGTCGCGCTGAGCGTGACGTCGCTGACCTCGCTCGCGTACGGCGCGCTGCTGGCCTGGGCCTTCGTCGGCTGA
- a CDS encoding PLD nuclease N-terminal domain-containing protein: MARLWFILVLAALVFWVYSVVDCALQPPTRHRGVGKVWWMLIVLLIPVLGGVLWFAVGRVSGRAIAARRAPDDDPEFLRTLRLTDDQDERIRRLEAELAELDAEDDDSAPPTDPAADPRARRRDGDDDRA, from the coding sequence GTGGCACGGCTCTGGTTCATCCTCGTGCTGGCGGCTCTCGTGTTCTGGGTCTACAGCGTCGTCGACTGCGCACTGCAGCCGCCGACCCGTCACCGCGGTGTCGGCAAGGTCTGGTGGATGCTCATCGTGCTGCTGATCCCGGTGCTCGGCGGCGTGCTGTGGTTCGCCGTGGGCCGCGTCAGCGGCCGGGCGATCGCTGCGCGTCGGGCGCCCGACGACGATCCCGAGTTCCTGCGCACGCTGCGCCTGACCGACGACCAGGACGAGCGCATCCGTCGCCTCGAGGCCGAGCTCGCCGAGCTCGACGCCGAGGACGACGATTCCGCGCCGCCGACCGACCCCGCGGCCGATCCGCGGGCTCGTCGTCGCGACGGCGACGACGACCGCGCATGA
- a CDS encoding DUF4229 domain-containing protein, protein MKARPAIVYSVLRLLAFLVPFGLMMLLPIFHQFIWLAAIFAALIGLSLSVIFLRRPLAEATAGLPASGPRGAAHGAEDAASEDAIVDASADDRPAAPREQA, encoded by the coding sequence GTGAAAGCCCGCCCCGCGATCGTCTACTCGGTGCTGCGGCTGCTCGCCTTCCTCGTCCCGTTCGGGCTGATGATGCTGCTGCCGATCTTCCACCAGTTCATCTGGCTCGCCGCCATCTTCGCGGCGCTCATCGGACTGAGCCTGTCCGTCATCTTCCTGCGTCGGCCGCTCGCCGAGGCGACCGCGGGCCTGCCCGCCTCGGGTCCTCGCGGCGCCGCCCACGGAGCCGAGGACGCGGCATCCGAGGACGCCATCGTCGACGCGTCGGCCGACGACCGGCCCGCCGCGCCCCGCGAGCAGGCGTAG
- a CDS encoding helix-turn-helix domain-containing protein, which translates to MNAAAEDILRGASVSLAAERVGYGSASAFIAAFRDRFGTTPVRYARAQA; encoded by the coding sequence ATGAACGCCGCCGCGGAGGACATCCTGCGGGGCGCGTCCGTCTCCCTGGCGGCCGAGCGCGTCGGCTACGGGAGCGCGAGCGCGTTCATCGCGGCCTTCCGCGACCGCTTCGGCACGACACCCGTCCGCTACGCGCGCGCCCAGGCCTAG
- a CDS encoding iron chelate uptake ABC transporter family permease subunit, producing MSTPSRIDFGVGILTVRVGVLSAIARSRPLAAGCTFLVLAAAVSLLGLCLGDLMLGPDRVLSALLGTETGTATTVVRDWRLPRVLAALLFGAALGAAGAVFQSLTRNALASPDVIGLTSGAYAGGIGAIILFGGGFVATASGSLLGGLATTAAVYLLAWRNGVHGLRLIVVGIGMSAMLTALSTYLLLRARREVAMNAAVWGAGSLSDVTWATLVPAAVVIGVVAALLCALATPLRMLELGDDAARSLGVRPQAASAGLIVCAVALTASVVAVAGPIAFIALAAPQLARRIADTAGVGLASAAAMGALLLSVSDVVAQHALPVPLPVGVVTVVVGGAYLCGILIRQTRRRA from the coding sequence ATGAGCACGCCGAGCAGGATCGACTTCGGCGTCGGCATCCTCACCGTCCGGGTGGGCGTGCTCTCGGCGATCGCCCGCAGCCGGCCCCTCGCGGCCGGCTGCACGTTCCTCGTGCTCGCCGCCGCGGTGTCCCTGCTCGGCCTGTGCCTGGGCGATCTGATGCTCGGGCCCGATCGCGTGCTGTCGGCCCTGCTCGGCACGGAGACGGGGACGGCGACCACCGTCGTGCGCGACTGGCGGCTGCCGCGCGTGCTCGCCGCCCTGCTGTTCGGTGCGGCTCTGGGCGCCGCCGGCGCCGTGTTCCAGTCGCTCACCCGGAACGCGCTCGCAAGCCCCGACGTGATCGGTCTCACCAGCGGCGCGTACGCCGGGGGGATCGGGGCGATCATCCTCTTCGGCGGCGGCTTCGTCGCGACGGCCTCGGGGTCGCTCCTGGGCGGCCTCGCCACGACGGCGGCCGTGTACCTTCTCGCGTGGCGCAACGGGGTCCACGGCCTCCGCCTCATCGTCGTCGGCATCGGCATGAGCGCGATGCTCACCGCGCTCAGCACCTACCTGCTGCTGCGGGCGCGGCGGGAGGTCGCCATGAACGCCGCCGTATGGGGAGCCGGGTCGCTCAGCGACGTCACGTGGGCGACCCTCGTGCCGGCGGCGGTCGTCATCGGCGTCGTCGCCGCGCTGCTGTGCGCCCTCGCGACGCCGCTGCGGATGCTGGAGCTCGGCGACGACGCGGCGCGGAGCCTCGGCGTCCGGCCGCAGGCGGCGAGCGCGGGGCTCATCGTCTGCGCGGTCGCGCTGACCGCGTCGGTCGTCGCGGTCGCCGGCCCCATCGCGTTCATCGCGCTCGCGGCCCCGCAACTCGCCCGCCGGATCGCGGACACGGCCGGCGTCGGCCTCGCGAGCGCAGCCGCCATGGGCGCGCTCCTGCTCTCGGTCTCGGACGTGGTCGCGCAGCACGCGCTGCCCGTTCCGCTCCCCGTCGGCGTGGTGACGGTGGTCGTCGGCGGCGCCTACCTCTGCGGCATCCTGATCCGACAGACCCGGAGGAGAGCATGA
- a CDS encoding ABC transporter ATP-binding protein produces MIRAAPAPAGPAAPVAVRDLARARGPRALVARAMTAAPRWSVPAAALSVLHQIGEALVPVLMGLAIDRAVTTGDVRQLVFWLAALAADFAMLSFSYRFGSRLATIAAQSVEHHLRMRVSERAMDPARADETTRRPGAALALATSDASRLAAAVELAVYPVGQAAGILFAAAVLVTISWPIGVAVIAGSVLVLWSTDVLGRPLRRRSALEQEAAAEAASGAADLMAGYRVIRGLGAEAEAAARYTAASRRALTRTVRARRAEGALVTLAQSASGVLVVAVALATALAAVAGAVPAGAFVAVVGLTQFLASPLRSLTQDVATTWATAASSAARLLPVLRPAPATPEEGPAVVPVHVEGDDLVVDGIRVGSGEVVAVDADETYARRLALGLSRHGGDVLVAPHEADLFRGTAAENISLACVDTAALEAAARAADVSSGLPAGLATEVGERGRRLSGGQRQRVALARALARRPGTLLLHEPTTAVDAATEARIAARLREARGTGRTLIVTRSSLLQAAADRIVRPTPPGADG; encoded by the coding sequence GTGATCCGCGCGGCGCCCGCCCCGGCAGGCCCGGCGGCTCCCGTTGCCGTGCGCGACCTGGCACGGGCGCGCGGGCCACGGGCGCTCGTCGCCCGCGCCATGACCGCCGCGCCGAGATGGAGCGTCCCCGCGGCGGCGCTGAGCGTCCTGCACCAGATCGGCGAGGCTCTCGTGCCGGTGCTCATGGGTCTGGCGATCGACCGCGCCGTCACGACCGGCGACGTGCGCCAGCTCGTGTTCTGGCTTGCCGCCCTGGCCGCCGACTTCGCGATGCTGTCGTTCTCGTACCGCTTCGGATCGCGGCTGGCCACGATCGCAGCGCAGAGCGTCGAGCATCACCTGCGGATGCGGGTGTCTGAACGGGCGATGGACCCGGCGCGGGCGGACGAGACGACGCGCCGTCCGGGCGCCGCGCTCGCGCTCGCGACCTCGGACGCGTCCCGGCTGGCGGCCGCGGTCGAGCTCGCGGTCTACCCCGTGGGCCAAGCCGCCGGCATCCTGTTCGCGGCCGCCGTGCTGGTGACGATCTCCTGGCCCATCGGCGTCGCCGTCATCGCGGGGTCGGTGCTCGTCCTCTGGTCGACGGACGTCCTCGGGCGCCCGCTTCGACGGCGCAGCGCGCTCGAGCAGGAGGCCGCCGCGGAAGCGGCATCGGGAGCCGCCGACCTCATGGCCGGCTACCGCGTCATCCGCGGACTCGGCGCCGAGGCGGAGGCCGCCGCGCGCTACACCGCCGCCAGCCGCCGGGCGCTCACCCGCACCGTCCGCGCCCGGCGCGCAGAAGGCGCCCTGGTCACGCTCGCGCAGTCGGCGAGCGGCGTCCTCGTGGTCGCGGTCGCCCTCGCCACGGCGCTGGCAGCGGTCGCCGGCGCGGTTCCCGCGGGCGCGTTCGTCGCCGTCGTGGGCCTGACCCAGTTCCTCGCCTCTCCCCTGCGCTCGCTCACGCAGGACGTCGCGACGACGTGGGCGACCGCTGCCTCCTCGGCCGCGCGTCTGTTGCCCGTGCTGCGCCCCGCGCCCGCGACGCCCGAGGAGGGTCCCGCAGTCGTGCCGGTGCACGTCGAGGGCGACGACCTCGTGGTGGACGGCATCCGGGTCGGTTCCGGCGAGGTGGTCGCCGTCGACGCGGACGAGACGTATGCGAGAAGACTCGCCCTCGGGCTCTCCCGGCACGGCGGCGACGTGCTCGTCGCACCCCACGAGGCCGACCTGTTCCGCGGCACGGCGGCCGAGAACATCTCCCTCGCGTGCGTCGACACGGCGGCGCTCGAGGCCGCGGCGCGTGCCGCCGACGTCTCATCGGGTCTGCCCGCCGGGCTCGCGACCGAGGTGGGCGAGCGCGGCCGGCGCCTGTCGGGCGGGCAGCGGCAACGCGTCGCCCTCGCGCGGGCCCTGGCACGCCGGCCGGGCACCCTCCTGCTGCACGAGCCGACGACCGCGGTCGACGCCGCGACCGAGGCGCGCATCGCGGCGCGGCTGCGAGAGGCGCGCGGAACGGGCCGCACGCTCATCGTCACGCGGTCCAGCCTGCTGCAGGCCGCCGCGGATCGGATCGTGAGGCCGACGCCTCCCGGAGCCGACGGATGA
- a CDS encoding ABC transporter substrate-binding protein, with product MTRISRVPRARSRIAAALTALAIATTGLAACSGGGTPAAAARNATYSTTPSDSFPVTVTHQFGSTTIPAEPQRIVVVGLTEQDVLLELGTPPIATTEWYGEQPHAVWPWATDLLNGADPVVLHTTDGFEYEKIASLDPDLIVGTNAGLTEEDYTKLSALAPTVASVAGAERFFSSWQDQTRQIAKAVGRTAEGERLIQDVADAYRDAATAHPEFAGLTATFSQGAPYDGQLYVYPDGLNTDFLTDLGFRMTPGLEKYAAEAGQQAQLSAENTNLMDADVIVFATEEESGVKQVLDFGTVSSLRAVTGRHAVFTDGTLAGAIYFLTPLSQKYVVEKLVPRLADAVAGTAPQSIEG from the coding sequence ATGACCCGCATCTCCCGAGTTCCTCGCGCGCGCTCGCGCATCGCCGCCGCCCTCACCGCGCTCGCGATCGCGACGACCGGCCTCGCCGCGTGCAGCGGCGGCGGCACGCCGGCAGCCGCCGCCCGGAACGCGACCTATAGCACCACTCCCAGCGACTCGTTCCCCGTGACCGTGACGCACCAGTTCGGCAGCACCACGATCCCCGCCGAGCCGCAGCGCATCGTCGTCGTGGGCCTCACCGAGCAGGACGTCCTGCTCGAGCTCGGCACCCCGCCGATCGCGACGACGGAATGGTACGGCGAGCAGCCCCACGCCGTGTGGCCGTGGGCGACGGACCTGCTGAACGGCGCGGACCCCGTCGTGCTCCACACGACGGACGGCTTCGAATACGAGAAGATCGCCTCGCTCGATCCCGATCTCATCGTCGGCACCAACGCGGGACTGACCGAGGAGGACTACACGAAGCTCTCGGCCCTGGCTCCCACCGTCGCGAGCGTGGCCGGCGCGGAGAGGTTCTTCTCGAGCTGGCAGGACCAGACCCGCCAGATCGCGAAGGCCGTCGGCCGGACAGCCGAGGGCGAGAGGCTCATCCAGGACGTCGCGGACGCCTATCGCGACGCAGCGACGGCGCACCCCGAGTTCGCCGGTCTCACCGCGACCTTCTCCCAGGGCGCGCCCTACGACGGCCAGCTCTACGTCTACCCCGACGGTCTGAACACCGACTTCCTGACCGATCTCGGGTTCCGGATGACGCCCGGCCTGGAGAAGTACGCCGCCGAAGCGGGCCAGCAGGCTCAGCTCTCGGCCGAGAACACGAACCTCATGGATGCCGACGTCATCGTCTTCGCGACGGAGGAGGAGTCGGGCGTGAAGCAGGTGCTCGACTTCGGCACCGTCTCGAGCCTGCGCGCCGTGACCGGGCGCCACGCGGTGTTCACGGACGGGACCCTCGCGGGCGCCATCTACTTCCTGACTCCGCTGAGCCAGAAGTACGTCGTCGAGAAGCTCGTGCCCCGGCTGGCCGACGCCGTCGCCGGCACCGCACCGCAGAGCATCGAGGGCTGA
- a CDS encoding ABC transporter ATP-binding protein: MTERLRTEAITVGYGARPIIDHLTVAIPDGAFTVIVGPNACGKSTLLRTLSRLLRPARGRVLLDGAAIDGLPTREVARRIGLLPQTSLAPDGITVAELVARGRHPHQGPLRRWSALDEHAVAEAMAATGVTDVSGRRVDELSGGQRQRVWVAMALAQQTGILLLDEPTTFLDIAHQIELMELFSELHERGTTIVAVLHDLGHAARYGTHLIAMKDGAVAAAGDPREIVTAELVEQVFGLSCVVAADPVSGTPAVFPLGRRARSAP, translated from the coding sequence ATGACCGAACGACTGCGCACCGAGGCCATCACGGTCGGATATGGCGCGCGCCCGATCATCGATCACCTGACCGTCGCGATCCCGGATGGCGCGTTCACCGTCATCGTCGGGCCGAACGCGTGCGGAAAGTCGACACTGCTGCGCACGCTCTCGCGTCTGCTGCGCCCCGCCCGCGGCAGGGTGCTGCTCGACGGCGCCGCCATCGACGGCCTGCCCACCCGCGAGGTGGCACGGCGCATCGGCCTCCTCCCCCAGACCTCCCTCGCGCCCGACGGCATCACGGTCGCCGAGCTGGTCGCCCGGGGCCGTCACCCGCACCAGGGCCCGCTCCGGCGCTGGTCGGCGCTCGACGAGCACGCCGTCGCGGAGGCCATGGCGGCCACGGGGGTGACCGACGTGTCGGGCCGACGCGTCGACGAGCTGTCCGGCGGTCAGCGTCAGCGCGTCTGGGTGGCCATGGCGCTCGCGCAGCAGACCGGCATCCTGCTCCTGGACGAGCCGACCACGTTCCTCGACATCGCCCACCAGATCGAGCTCATGGAGCTGTTCTCGGAGCTGCACGAGAGGGGGACGACGATCGTCGCGGTCCTGCACGACCTCGGCCACGCCGCCCGCTACGGCACCCACCTGATCGCGATGAAGGACGGCGCCGTGGCCGCCGCGGGCGACCCCCGCGAGATCGTGACGGCCGAGCTCGTCGAGCAGGTCTTCGGTCTCTCGTGCGTCGTCGCGGCCGACCCGGTCAGCGGCACGCCCGCCGTGTTCCCCCTGGGGCGGCGGGCTCGGAGCGCGCCGTGA
- a CDS encoding AMP-binding protein, whose amino-acid sequence MKAQPPEGPEARAVLRALRRALEGPGPAVLLGGDGSAAEVPAGTAAVVTTSGSTGYPKSVVLSRSALISSADATADRLGAGSWLLALPPTYVAGLQVLVRSLMAGREPAVLEGRFSARAFAAAARGMASSVGGERVPAFTSLVPAQLARLVAAADDTDVASSLRAFDAILVGGQALPAPLEEQATALGARIVRTYGSSETSGGCVYDGVPLRGVDVRIEDGEVQVSGPTLADGYLGEPERTAAAFVRDAGGVRWYRTGDAGEHEDGRVRVTGRLDNVIISGGVNVSLDRVEQVVRGLPGLAGAVVVGVEDPRWGEAPAVVVTEDTAAELADIRVAVRAALGAPARPARLVRVPALPVLASGKPDRVALRRLLG is encoded by the coding sequence GTGAAGGCGCAGCCGCCCGAGGGTCCGGAGGCGCGGGCGGTGCTGCGGGCGCTGCGCCGCGCGCTCGAGGGACCGGGGCCCGCCGTCCTGCTCGGCGGCGACGGGTCCGCCGCCGAGGTGCCCGCCGGCACGGCCGCCGTCGTGACGACGTCCGGGTCCACGGGATACCCCAAGAGCGTCGTCCTCAGCCGCAGCGCGCTGATCTCGAGCGCTGATGCCACCGCGGACCGGCTCGGCGCGGGGTCGTGGCTCCTCGCCCTTCCGCCGACGTACGTGGCGGGCCTCCAGGTGCTCGTGCGCTCGCTCATGGCCGGCCGTGAGCCGGCCGTGCTCGAGGGGCGCTTCAGCGCGCGGGCCTTCGCCGCGGCGGCGCGGGGGATGGCGTCCAGCGTCGGCGGCGAACGCGTCCCGGCGTTCACCTCGCTCGTGCCGGCGCAGCTCGCGCGTCTGGTCGCGGCGGCCGATGACACGGATGTCGCCTCCTCCCTCCGGGCGTTCGACGCGATCCTGGTGGGGGGCCAGGCGCTGCCTGCGCCGCTCGAGGAACAGGCCACCGCGCTCGGCGCACGCATCGTGCGCACCTACGGGTCGAGCGAGACCAGCGGTGGCTGCGTGTACGACGGCGTGCCGCTGCGCGGTGTGGACGTGCGGATCGAGGACGGCGAGGTTCAGGTGAGCGGGCCGACCCTCGCCGACGGCTATCTCGGCGAGCCGGAGCGCACGGCCGCGGCTTTCGTGCGCGACGCCGGGGGCGTGCGCTGGTACCGCACGGGCGATGCCGGCGAGCACGAGGACGGCCGGGTGCGCGTGACCGGACGCCTGGACAACGTCATCATCTCCGGCGGGGTCAACGTCTCGCTCGACCGGGTCGAGCAGGTCGTCCGCGGCCTGCCGGGACTCGCCGGCGCCGTTGTCGTCGGGGTCGAGGACCCCCGCTGGGGCGAGGCTCCCGCCGTGGTCGTCACGGAGGACACCGCCGCCGAGCTCGCCGACATCCGGGTCGCGGTGCGCGCGGCTCTCGGGGCGCCGGCGCGTCCTGCGCGGCTCGTGCGGGTGCCCGCGCTGCCGGTGCTCGCCAGCGGCAAACCCGACCGTGTCGCGCTGCGGCGGCTGCTGGGCTGA